AGATCGGGGTGATGAGCGGGGTGATCGGTACCTCCTTCGGTTTTGTATTTTCTTTTATCGGAGGTTTTATTGTACGCCGGATCGGACGGCATTGGGCGCGTATCCTGTTTTCCGTCTTTGTATTGCTTGCCACACTCTACTTCCTGGGGCTTTCTTATGTGACTCCGACGCTCGGAATGTTGTACATGGGGATTGCCTTGCTTTGGGGAAGCTACGGGATGGCTACCATTGTGGTATATACTACCGCTATGGATTGCGTGCGCCCCGGACGGGAAGGTACTGACTTTACGGTACAGACTGTGATCACCCATCTGAGCGGAATGCTGATGGCCATCTTGAGCGGGAAAATAGCCGATCATACCGGCTATCACGGACTGTTTTTCTTTGAAGTCAGCCTGGCCCTTTTGTCACTTGTTTATATATTGATCGTGTTTAGAAAAGAGAAAGAAACAGCATAGTTATGATACAAAACTTATTACAAAAATACAATGTGCCGGTTCCGAGGTATACCAGCTATCCGCCGGCCAATTATTTTACGGATACATTTACAAATACAGATTATGAAGCTGCCATAGAAGCCTCCAATACTGCCAGTCCCGGACATATCTCTTTCTATGTACATATTCCTTTCTGCCGTCATCTTTGTCATTATTGCGGATGCAATTCGTTTGCAATGATGAACCGGAGTGTGGTGGAACGTTATATAGAAGCCCTACATGTGGAGATCGATAAAGTGAAAGAACGGCTGGCTCCGGGACGAAAAATATCCCAGATACATTATGGCGGAGGAAGCCCTACGGCCATGCCGGTATATGTTTTGAAAGAACTGAACGACCATCTGTTGGCCGGTTTTGAAACGATCGATCAGCCGGAAATAGCCGTGGAATGCCATCCCGGATACCTGGATGAAGAATATTGGCAATACCTGACCGAAGCCGGTTTCAACCGCTTTAGCCTGGGTGTTCAGGATTTCAATGAAAAGGTATTGAAGACAGTAAACCGTCGTCCGGCTTTACTGCCGGTTGAAATGATCTTCCGGATCCTTCGCAGCAAAGGAGCACGTATCAATATGGATTTTATTTACGGATTGCCTTTCCAGACAGCCGAAAGCTTTTCCGAAACCATTACCCGGGCAGCCGTTTTACAGCCGGATCGTTTGGTTACTTTTTCTTATGCGCATGTCCCCTGGGTCAACCGGCAACAGCTGATCCTGGAAAAAGCCGGCCTTCCCGCCAGTGAGGAAAAGAGCCGTATGTTTGAAGCTGCGAAAGAAATATTGGGCGGTACCGGTTATAAAACCATCGGTCTGGATCATTTTGTACTTGAAGACGACGAATTGTATACCGCCCGGCAAAACGGACAGCTGCACCGTAACTTTCAGGGCTATTGTACCCGTCGTACGACAGGGCAGGTGTATGCTTTCGGTGTGACGGGCATAAGCCAGCTGAGTTCCGCTTATACGCAGAACAGTAAAGATATTCACCGATATATCGAACAGATCGAAGACGGTTCGTTTGCCATAGCAAAAGGATATACATTAAGCCGCGACGAACAGATCACCCGCGAAGCGATCGAAACGCTGATGTGTAACTATACATTGAACTGGCAGGATGTGGCTACCCGCCTGTCTTGCCCTGTTGATGAGGTAAAAGCGGCAACAGCTTATGATGAAAAACGTATGCGGGAGTTTGCCGGGGACGGTTTGATCGAATATGACGATGATCATATCCGCATGACTTCCGAAGGCGCTCTTTTTGTTCGTAACGTGGCGGCATCGTTGGATAAACTGATGCTTCATTCTAATAAATCATTTTCTAAACCAGTCTGATATGGAACAGCATACTACGGATATTCTGATCATCGGAGCCGGCCTGACCGGTCTGACTACTGCCTTTCATCTGGTACGGGGTGGAAAACAAGTACATATTTTGGAGTGCAACGACCGGATAGGAGGACAGATACATACGTTTCGGGAAGACGGTTTTATTTTTGAAAGCGGTCCTAATACGGGAGTCGTTTCTTATCCGGAGGTGGCGGAGTTGTTTTCTGCTCTGTCTCCGACCTGTGAGCTGGAGACGGCACACGAGGAAGCCAAGCGTCGCCTGATCTGGAAAGGAGATTCTTTTCGTGCTTTACCTTCAGGCTTGTTCAGTGCCGTGACGACTCCTTTATTTACGTTGGGCGACAAGTTCCGTATCCTGGGAGAACCGTTTCGTGCCAAAGGTACGAATCCGGACGAGTCGGTAGGGGAGTTGGCTGCCCGGCGTTTGGGGAAGTCTTTCCTGAACTATGCGGTCGATCCGTTCTTATCCGGAGTGTATGCCGGGGATCCGCTGAAGCTGGTAACCCGTTATGCTTTGCCTAAATTATACAATCTGGAACAACAATACGGAGGATTTATCAAAGGAACGATTGCCAAAGCCCGGCAACCTAAAACGGACCGCGACCGGTTGGCTACGAAAAAGGTCTTTTCGGCAGTCGGTGGTTTGGAGAATCTGGTAAAGGCAATGGAAGAATCCATCGGCCGCCGGAATATCACGGTATCGGCTTCCGGTGTTACGATTCGTCCGTCGGAGAATGGCTGGCAGGCTACTTACAGGACTTCGGAAGGAGAGCAGACCCTCCATGCCAATAAGGTGGTAACGACCTGTGGTGCTTATACATTACCAGAGCTATTGCCGTTTGTTCCCCGGGAAGATATGGATAAGATCAGTAACCTGCAGTATGCTCCGGTTGTGCAGGTCAGTGTCGGTGTTCGCAATACGGGACAGTTGCATTTTAATGCTTTCGGAGGGCTGGTTCCCTCCTGTGAGAAGCGGGATGTGCTGGGGATTCTTTTCCCGGCAGCTTGTTTTGATAACCGTGCACCGAAAGAAGGGGCTCTCTTCTCTTTCTTTATCGGCGGTGTTAAACGATCAGAGCTGACCGGTTTGACCGATGACGAGTTGAAAGGGCTCGTTACACACGAATTTCATGCCATGTTGAAGTTTCCGATCGGGATGCAACCGGATATGATCCGTATTTTCCGTCATGCACATGCCATTCCGCAATATGAATTAAGTAGTGGTGAACGTTTTGCCACGATCGATAAGTTGCAAACACGCTATCCCGGCTTGATCCTGGCAGGCAATATCAAAGGCGGTATCGGTATGGCGGATCGCATCCGGCAGGCAACAGGTATCGCGGAAAACTTGCTCATGTAAGTCAAATTCACTTTCTTTGCAAAAAGACAAGCTCATGGATGATATGGATAAGATGGTCGAGATTGCACGGTTTCAATACCCGGCCGAGGCACAAACGTTGATAGCGTTGCTCAAATCGGAAGGGATCGAGTGTTATCTGCGAAACGAATACACGAGTCAGTTATATGCCTGCTATGTGGATGTCGGTGGTGCCCGTGTGGAGATACTGGAAAGCGATGTGCCTGAAGCTTTGGAGGTTATGAAAGCCGGTGGGTATGATATCCCGGAGGAAGATGAAGAAGCAGAGCAGATACAGGTCGTCGCCGGTTGGGCTCGTCATATCCCTTTTCTACGTAATTACACGCTGGAAAAGCAAATTGTCATCTTATTTGGTGTTATAGCTGTATTTTTGGTATTATTGATCTTTTTGGGATCACAACTTTCGTCTAACTAAACAAATGTAACTAATGGCCCGTAGAAAGATAACAAATAGTCAGGCGGTATGTCTCACCCTTTTATGGGGTGTCTTGGCCTACATGCTGCTAGTTTACAGTGAAGAGATCACATTTGATGTGATTTTTGCTTTGGTAGCATCCGCTATCATTGTGTTCGTTCCTGTCTATAAAAATATAAAACGTAGAAATGAATGACATTTCGTCGTAATTGCTTCTTTAAAATGTCTAAATGATATTTTTTTATCATTTTTTCTTTCAAATATTTGCTGGTTTGAAAAAATGGCTTACCTTTGCGACGTTCTTGAATGAAGGACGTTAAATAGCAAATTGGTATAACATTCTAAATAAACAGTTCTTATGAAGGCAAATGAAGTTTTAGACAACTTAAAAAGAAGATTTCCTAACGAACCCGAGTATCATCAGGCAGTTGCTGAAGTTTTAGGCACCATTGAAGAGGCCTATAACGAACATCCTGAATTTGAAAAAAGCAACCTGATCGAGCGCCTCTGTATTCCTGATCGTATTTTCTCATTCCGTGTAACATGGGTGGACGATAAAGGACAGGTACAGACAAACATGGGGTATCGTATCCAGCATAACAACGTGATCGGTCCGTACAAAGGCGGTATCCGTTTCCATGCTTCGGTAAATCAGTCTATCCTTAAGTTTCTGGCTTTCGAACAGACTTTCAAGAACTCTCTGACTACACTGCCGATGGGTGGTGGTAAAGGTGGTGCCGACTTCAGCCCGCGCGGCAAGTCAAACGCTGAGATCATGCGTTTCTGCCAGGCATTCGTAATGGAATTGTGGCGCCATATTGGTCCTGACACAGATGTTCCTGCCGGTGATATCGGTGTTGGCGGACGTGAAGTGGCTTATATGTATGGTATGTACAAAAAGCTGGCTCGCGAAAACACAGGTACATTCACTGGTAAAGGTATCGAATTTGGTGGTTCACTGATCCGTCCGGAAGCAACTGGTTACGGTAACGTTTACTTCCTGCTGGAAATGCTGAATACTCGTAATATCGATATCAAAGGTAAAGTGGTAGCCGTGTCTGGTTCAGGTAATGTTGCTCAGTATACAGTTGAAAAGCTGATCGAACTGGGAGCTAAGCCGGTTACAATGTCTGACTCCGACGGTTACATCTATGATCCGGACGGCATCGACCGTGAAAAACTGGATTATATCATGGAACTGAAGAATCTGTACCGCGGACGTATTCGTGAATATGCAGAAAAATATGGTTGTAAATATGTACAGGGTGGCCGTCCTTGGGGTGAAAAATGCGATATTGCCATGCCGAGTGCTACTCAGAACGAATTGAATGGTGACGATGCCAAGACTTTACTGGCAAACGGATGTTTCGCTGTATCGGAAGGAGCAAACATGCCTTCTACTCCGGAAGCGATCGATGCATTCCTGGAATCTAAGATCCTGTATGCTCCGGGTAAGGCTGCTAATGCCGGTGGTGTTTCTGTATCGGGTCTGGAAATGACTCAGAATGCCATGAAACTGAGCTGGACAAGAGAAGAAGTAGACGAAAAACTGAAAGGTATCATGAAGTCTATCCACGAACAGTGTGTGAAATACGGAACACAGGCCGACGGTACTGTAAACTATGTGAAGGGTGCAAACGTTGCCGGCTTCATGAAGGTTGCAAAAGCAATGATGGCTCAAGGTATCCTATAAAACCGATATTTGGAATTTATTAATAAGGAGTTGTTTGCCAAATAAACAATCTGTGGTTATTTGGTCATGTAAAAAAAGGAAGCTCATCGAGCTTCCTTTTTTTGTTGTGTGTTGCCTGTTGATTGAACTGATCACTTTTTAAATGCAGCAGGTAGATTGAGTACATTGTTAACCTTGCGTGTCGAAGGACTGACATCGACCATCACATCGCCGCGTGGATCGCGTGACGAGGCAGCTACGACAAACTTATATCTACCGCCATCGGTTACCCAGGCGCAGGCATCTTCGTCGAACGAAGCCAGGTCGTCTGTATGGACAGCGAGTGTTATTACCTGACTTTCTCCGGGTTGTAACATCTTGGTTTTACCGAATGCTTTGAGCTCGTGAACAGGTTTGTCCAATTTTCCGGCGGGAGCCTCTACATAGAGTTGAACCGCTTCTTTTCCGGCAACTTTCCCTGTGTTCTTTACCGTTACTTCAACGATTACTTTTCCATTGTCCTGTTTCACCGAAGGCTTACCATATTCAAAAGTCGTGTAGCTCAAACCGTAGCCGAAAGGATAGCTCACTTGCAGGTTCCGAGTGTCGAACCAGCGGTAACCGACATAGATACCTTCGTCGTAGATGGTATAGTCTACATTTTTGGTTTCGTGGGTTAGTCCCGTCTTAACCGACCAGCGGCGGTCGATCTTCTGGTCGATCGGGAAATTCAACGAGCTCCAGTGGTCACTCAAAGTTACCGGGAAGGTCATAGGAAGCTTACCGGAAGGATTGGCGTGGCCGGTAAGGATATCGGCAACGGAGTTTCCACCTTCCTGTCCGGCCTGCCATGACAGCAGGATTGCGTCGGGCATCTCTTTCCAGCTTTGAGTCTCGATCACACCGCCAACATTGAGTACGACAGCGACCTTCTTATTGGCCTCGTGGAAGATACGGGTAACATTTTTCACTAATTCCCGTTCAGTGTCCGACAAGAAGAAGTCGGAAGAAACACGATCGATATATTCGCCGGAGATACGGCCGAATGTGATGATAGCCATGTCATTGTTCTTTGCGGCATACTTGATGATAGCTGTATCCATCGGCATCTCGTTGATACGCATTTGTTCCCCTTGCTCTTGAGGTCTGTTGTAAGCCTGATAGATCGCTTTGATATTATCGTCGACAACGATCTGTTGATTTTTCAATCCGTCTAGCAGCGACACTACATAAGGACGATTGATATCACCCGAACCCGTACCGCCTGAGAAAAAATTATAAGAAACAGCGCCGAACAATGCAATGTTCTTATCTTTCGGAGACAAGGGAAGAGCCTGCTTTTCATTCTTCAAAAGAACCATACCCTCGGTGGCCGACTGCCGGGTAACGGTGGCATGAGCTTTCATGTCGGGATTATTGGAATATTTATAACCTTTGAAACGGGGAGTTCTGACCACCAACTCCAGGATGCGCCTGACATTGCGGTCGACTACGGCTTCATCGAGCGTACCGTTTTTTACTCCTTCTATGATGTGGGCTGCCTGTTCTTTTGTGCCCGGTTCGATCATATCGTTTCCGGCAATCATCTGGGCTGCTCCGTCGGCTCCTCCCCACCAGTCGGTCATCACCGTACCTTTATATCCCCATTCGTCACGAAGTATAGTTGTGATCAACTCCGGGCTTTCCGAGGCATATACATCGTTGATACGATTATACGAACTCATGATGGTCCAGGGCTGGCTCTCCTTGACTACGATCTCGAAGGCTTTCAGATAGATCTCACGCAGTGCCCGGGGTGAGACGATAGCATTGTTGTTCATACGGTTGGTTTCCTGGTTATTGACAGCAAAATGTTTTACAGAAGTTCCTATGTCGTTGCTTTGTACCCCGTCTACATAGGCTACAGCCATCTTTCCCGCCAGCAATGGATCTTCACTGAAATATTCGAAGTTACGACCGCACAACGGATGGCGATGAATGTTGATGGCAGGAGCCAACAGCACGTCTACCCCATATTCCTTCGCTTCGTTGCCGATCACTTCCCCTACATTCCTGACCAGGTCGACATCCCAGGTTGAAGACAGTAAAGTCTCGATAGGGAAGTGGGTACAGAAATAATTTTCCTCCCCTTCGACCGGCAAAATGCCACAACCGGCTGGTCCGTCCGAAAGAACCACACAAGGGATTCCGACACGGGGAACCGGGTTAATGCGTCCGGCAGCACCGGGTACTACTTTCCAGGACTCTTTAATATGAGGTGCCGCATTTTCATCCTGATGATACATACGGGCTCCGACGATCAGGTCTGCTTTCTCTTCGATGGTCATCGCTTTGATAACCGCGTCGATATTGTTTACTTTCAATTTGGGAACCTTGGCACTAACGGAAACAGAAGCAACCATAGCTGCTGCCGTAAAACCTATTAGTTTCATTTTTATTTTCGTCATACGATATAGTTATGATTATTTTTATCTCTGATTGATCATTCTCTCTTGTCAATGGCATTGAAACCACTCGCCCCAACCCATGACCAGATAATCTTTGCTGATCTGTTCCATTTTCTGGAAGGTCAGCCAAAAAGCTTCCCGATGGTCGATCGTATGTCCCATCTCATTTTCATGTCCGGTAACGACCAACCTGGGATTGAATCCGTCGACCAAATCGCTCATCCGATGCGTCCAGCAGTTTACGATCAATATATCCGGTTGAGGAATATCCTTTTTAATGTTGACAATCCATTCCATATCCTCCTTATTATATTGATCCCCGATATGGGCGACTGTCTTCTTTTCATCCGTCGTTACCACATAAATATTGTTCATCAACTTATCCTGGTAACCGGGGAATATTTTCACCCGGATATTTTTGTTTTTATCCAGTTTCATCTTCTTATCGATCATTTTGTCGGAACGTTCATGTTGTATACCCTTCTTATCCGGTAATATATTTGTCGGTGCGACAACCGGTTTTCCTGCTTTCAGGAACATTTCGACGACTACCGGGTCGACATGATCGCCATGATTATGAGTAAGGAACAAAACATCGCAATGGTCGACAATTTGCTGAATCAATGCGTCAGAGATCAGATTCTTTCCTTTGCAGGCTCCCCTGACAACATCAAATGCCAGGGTGACCGAACCGGTACGGGCAACAAAGCCGTCATTATAGATTTTATAAACTTTCAT
This is a stretch of genomic DNA from Parabacteroides chongii. It encodes these proteins:
- the hemN gene encoding oxygen-independent coproporphyrinogen III oxidase, which produces MIQNLLQKYNVPVPRYTSYPPANYFTDTFTNTDYEAAIEASNTASPGHISFYVHIPFCRHLCHYCGCNSFAMMNRSVVERYIEALHVEIDKVKERLAPGRKISQIHYGGGSPTAMPVYVLKELNDHLLAGFETIDQPEIAVECHPGYLDEEYWQYLTEAGFNRFSLGVQDFNEKVLKTVNRRPALLPVEMIFRILRSKGARINMDFIYGLPFQTAESFSETITRAAVLQPDRLVTFSYAHVPWVNRQQLILEKAGLPASEEKSRMFEAAKEILGGTGYKTIGLDHFVLEDDELYTARQNGQLHRNFQGYCTRRTTGQVYAFGVTGISQLSSAYTQNSKDIHRYIEQIEDGSFAIAKGYTLSRDEQITREAIETLMCNYTLNWQDVATRLSCPVDEVKAATAYDEKRMREFAGDGLIEYDDDHIRMTSEGALFVRNVAASLDKLMLHSNKSFSKPV
- the hemG gene encoding protoporphyrinogen oxidase, which encodes MEQHTTDILIIGAGLTGLTTAFHLVRGGKQVHILECNDRIGGQIHTFREDGFIFESGPNTGVVSYPEVAELFSALSPTCELETAHEEAKRRLIWKGDSFRALPSGLFSAVTTPLFTLGDKFRILGEPFRAKGTNPDESVGELAARRLGKSFLNYAVDPFLSGVYAGDPLKLVTRYALPKLYNLEQQYGGFIKGTIAKARQPKTDRDRLATKKVFSAVGGLENLVKAMEESIGRRNITVSASGVTIRPSENGWQATYRTSEGEQTLHANKVVTTCGAYTLPELLPFVPREDMDKISNLQYAPVVQVSVGVRNTGQLHFNAFGGLVPSCEKRDVLGILFPAACFDNRAPKEGALFSFFIGGVKRSELTGLTDDELKGLVTHEFHAMLKFPIGMQPDMIRIFRHAHAIPQYELSSGERFATIDKLQTRYPGLILAGNIKGGIGMADRIRQATGIAENLLM
- a CDS encoding DUF2007 domain-containing protein, with protein sequence MDKMVEIARFQYPAEAQTLIALLKSEGIECYLRNEYTSQLYACYVDVGGARVEILESDVPEALEVMKAGGYDIPEEDEEAEQIQVVAGWARHIPFLRNYTLEKQIVILFGVIAVFLVLLIFLGSQLSSN
- a CDS encoding NADP-specific glutamate dehydrogenase; this encodes MKANEVLDNLKRRFPNEPEYHQAVAEVLGTIEEAYNEHPEFEKSNLIERLCIPDRIFSFRVTWVDDKGQVQTNMGYRIQHNNVIGPYKGGIRFHASVNQSILKFLAFEQTFKNSLTTLPMGGGKGGADFSPRGKSNAEIMRFCQAFVMELWRHIGPDTDVPAGDIGVGGREVAYMYGMYKKLARENTGTFTGKGIEFGGSLIRPEATGYGNVYFLLEMLNTRNIDIKGKVVAVSGSGNVAQYTVEKLIELGAKPVTMSDSDGYIYDPDGIDREKLDYIMELKNLYRGRIREYAEKYGCKYVQGGRPWGEKCDIAMPSATQNELNGDDAKTLLANGCFAVSEGANMPSTPEAIDAFLESKILYAPGKAANAGGVSVSGLEMTQNAMKLSWTREEVDEKLKGIMKSIHEQCVKYGTQADGTVNYVKGANVAGFMKVAKAMMAQGIL
- a CDS encoding beta-glucosidase family protein, whose translation is MKMKLIGFTAAAMVASVSVSAKVPKLKVNNIDAVIKAMTIEEKADLIVGARMYHQDENAAPHIKESWKVVPGAAGRINPVPRVGIPCVVLSDGPAGCGILPVEGEENYFCTHFPIETLLSSTWDVDLVRNVGEVIGNEAKEYGVDVLLAPAINIHRHPLCGRNFEYFSEDPLLAGKMAVAYVDGVQSNDIGTSVKHFAVNNQETNRMNNNAIVSPRALREIYLKAFEIVVKESQPWTIMSSYNRINDVYASESPELITTILRDEWGYKGTVMTDWWGGADGAAQMIAGNDMIEPGTKEQAAHIIEGVKNGTLDEAVVDRNVRRILELVVRTPRFKGYKYSNNPDMKAHATVTRQSATEGMVLLKNEKQALPLSPKDKNIALFGAVSYNFFSGGTGSGDINRPYVVSLLDGLKNQQIVVDDNIKAIYQAYNRPQEQGEQMRINEMPMDTAIIKYAAKNNDMAIITFGRISGEYIDRVSSDFFLSDTERELVKNVTRIFHEANKKVAVVLNVGGVIETQSWKEMPDAILLSWQAGQEGGNSVADILTGHANPSGKLPMTFPVTLSDHWSSLNFPIDQKIDRRWSVKTGLTHETKNVDYTIYDEGIYVGYRWFDTRNLQVSYPFGYGLSYTTFEYGKPSVKQDNGKVIVEVTVKNTGKVAGKEAVQLYVEAPAGKLDKPVHELKAFGKTKMLQPGESQVITLAVHTDDLASFDEDACAWVTDGGRYKFVVAASSRDPRGDVMVDVSPSTRKVNNVLNLPAAFKK
- a CDS encoding MBL fold metallo-hydrolase, with the translated sequence MKKIFCTLLCMGGFCASLLIPEGLNAQEKNAIEKSVFWGNSEVYLNKQAFRMFDLIDQALTENPPVPGAPMIRKLALYNLDAMLHETRYDDSEPLYSFIDSRINKVIADLSNPVKQGMKVYKIYNDGFVARTGSVTLAFDVVRGACKGKNLISDALIQQIVDHCDVLFLTHNHGDHVDPVVVEMFLKAGKPVVAPTNILPDKKGIQHERSDKMIDKKMKLDKNKNIRVKIFPGYQDKLMNNIYVVTTDEKKTVAHIGDQYNKEDMEWIVNIKKDIPQPDILIVNCWTHRMSDLVDGFNPRLVVTGHENEMGHTIDHREAFWLTFQKMEQISKDYLVMGWGEWFQCH